One Aegilops tauschii subsp. strangulata cultivar AL8/78 chromosome 7, Aet v6.0, whole genome shotgun sequence genomic window carries:
- the LOC141020506 gene encoding NDR1/HIN1-like protein 10, whose amino-acid sequence MGKTSTVSSWLCCPCRCLFCGLLSCIFSVVATILVIAGVVVLALYLLFRPHLIQATIASADLADFTLTPSTWILRYNLSVALSVRNPNSRIAIHYQSVVAEAYYQGQSFARADHPDFYQDTGETTVVPLAFAGDHPLEGGVAAAGFRKEAIDHASFSVDIKLSAKMKLKVWAFRVPGPKPKVDCPLMLHRRNASASAPAGDGQPEFHPIECRVWF is encoded by the coding sequence ATGGGCAAGACGAGCACCGTGTCGTCGTGGCTGTGCTGCCCGTGCCGGTGTCTCTTCTGCGGGCTGCTTAGCTGCATCTTCAGCGTCGTCGCCACCATCCTCGTCATCGCCGGCGTCGTCGTGCTCGCGCTCTATCTCCTCTTCCGACCGCACCTCATCCAAGCCACCATCGCGTCCGCCGACCTCGCCGACTTTACCCTCACCCCGAGCACCTGGATCCTCCGCTACAACCTCTCTGTCGCGCTCTCCGTGCGCAACCCTAACTCCCGGATCGCCATCCACTACCAGTCCGTCGTCGCCGAGGCCTACTACCAGGGCCAGAGCTTCGCCCGCGCCGACCACCCGGACTTCTACCAGGACACCGGCGAGACCACCGTCGTGCCGCTGGCCTTCGCGGGCGATCACCCGCTCGAGGGCGGGGTCGCCGCCGCGGGGTTCCGCAAGGAGGCCATCGACCACGCCTCCTTCTCAGTCGACATCAAGCTCAGCGCCAAGATGAAGCTCAAGGTGTGGGCCTTCAGGGTGCCGGGGCCAAAGCCCAAGGTTGACTGCCCTCTCATGCTCCACCGACGGAACGCCTCCGCCTCCGCACCCGCCGGCGACGGCCAGCCGGAGTTCCACCCCATCGAATGCCGCGTCTGGTTCTGA